From a region of the Tenggerimyces flavus genome:
- a CDS encoding GntR family transcriptional regulator: protein MVIPDGVVPPLPSQRALGDLVTDVLRSMITEGKVQPGEHLKESALADALKVSRGPIRQALARLETEGHVELRRHRGAFVSTLTANSVEEVHTLRGAIERLAASRACMRMRGAGFAEMDEVLEQMKKVDTRIDPEDAVVLDLRFHDIIYAYCEHSWVQRVWASIRGQVTVFLRARNASFPDFLEVGYVEHLELRDALALADPEAAQDAIDRHITGAYERLKRLNLPAR, encoded by the coding sequence GTGGTGATCCCCGACGGCGTTGTCCCGCCGCTGCCTTCGCAGCGCGCACTCGGCGATCTGGTCACCGACGTTCTCCGCTCGATGATCACCGAGGGGAAGGTCCAGCCCGGGGAGCACCTGAAGGAGTCCGCGCTCGCCGACGCGTTGAAGGTGAGCCGCGGCCCGATCCGGCAGGCCCTCGCCCGGCTGGAGACCGAGGGCCACGTCGAGCTCCGCCGCCACCGCGGCGCGTTCGTGAGCACGTTGACCGCGAACTCCGTCGAGGAGGTGCACACCCTGCGCGGCGCGATCGAACGGCTGGCCGCGAGCCGGGCATGCATGCGGATGCGGGGTGCGGGGTTCGCGGAGATGGACGAGGTGCTCGAGCAGATGAAGAAGGTCGACACGCGGATCGACCCGGAGGACGCGGTCGTGCTCGACCTGCGGTTCCACGACATCATCTACGCGTACTGCGAACACAGCTGGGTGCAGCGGGTGTGGGCCTCGATCCGCGGTCAGGTCACGGTGTTCCTGCGGGCTCGGAACGCGAGCTTCCCCGACTTCCTCGAGGTGGGGTACGTCGAGCACCTCGAACTGCGCGACGCCCTCGCGCTGGCGGATCCGGAGGCGGCGCAGGACGCGATCGACAGGCACATCACCGGCGCGTACGAACGGCTGAAGCGCCTCAACCTCCCCGCCCGCTGA
- a CDS encoding GH39 family glycosyl hydrolase — translation MSTDTSAHVSRVRLGPFPPAAPSDPDAPHVLQATVEVDASASRGELTRVWESFGYDEINWTYTPTGKRLLQTFADFSGGGYLVRPHYVFCSGSGFGIPHWGNGNVYHEDENGKPYYDFTIVDQTYDAIVNAGHHVLVELAFTPRDLVPPEAEELKVVPSPTVYTSYEAGTWGYPPKDYDKWGGLIAATAQHCLERYAEEEVTAWLWELWNEPDINYWRGTLQQFNELYSVTAAAVRSVIPNAKVGGPTVTSGGLEFLKGFLDYTSSRNEPLDFISYHTKGSRFPTREYLPFDSPPSEQASPSSTKMLYDLREFNRAIATYEQYRDLPAVVDECDAAVPAHFGRYDNRNYEFQNTEYYPVFQVKLMKKILDLNANEIVQVQRATSWSFYFEAERYFEGTRSFMTAGRIEKPLLNAYRMLSLLGGERVAANSNVAWDLGALDETDGSSMPEEVDVLASRDDNGAVAALVWRHTDDQYQTSEQETTVALTVRNLPGRGYRVRHYRIDAEHSNAHTRWKELGEPQDPTDEELAQIKARQGLEELEPARTIEADEGRVQVEISLPLPAASLLVLEPTD, via the coding sequence ATGAGCACCGATACGTCCGCACACGTCAGCAGAGTCCGGCTCGGTCCGTTCCCGCCCGCGGCACCCAGCGATCCCGACGCGCCGCACGTCCTCCAGGCCACCGTCGAGGTCGACGCCAGCGCCAGCCGCGGCGAGCTCACCCGCGTCTGGGAGAGCTTCGGCTACGACGAGATCAACTGGACCTACACCCCCACCGGCAAGCGCCTGCTCCAGACGTTCGCCGACTTCTCCGGCGGCGGCTACCTCGTCCGCCCGCACTACGTCTTCTGCTCCGGCAGCGGCTTCGGCATCCCGCACTGGGGCAACGGGAACGTCTACCACGAGGACGAGAACGGCAAGCCCTACTACGACTTCACGATCGTCGACCAGACGTACGACGCGATCGTGAACGCCGGCCACCACGTGCTCGTCGAGCTCGCGTTCACCCCGCGCGACCTGGTGCCGCCGGAGGCCGAGGAGCTGAAGGTCGTGCCGAGCCCGACCGTCTACACCTCCTATGAGGCCGGCACCTGGGGCTACCCGCCGAAGGACTACGACAAGTGGGGCGGCCTGATCGCGGCGACCGCCCAGCACTGCCTGGAACGCTACGCCGAGGAGGAGGTCACCGCCTGGCTGTGGGAGCTGTGGAACGAGCCCGACATCAACTACTGGCGCGGCACGTTGCAGCAGTTCAACGAGCTCTACTCGGTCACGGCGGCAGCCGTCCGCAGCGTGATCCCGAACGCGAAGGTAGGCGGCCCAACAGTCACCAGCGGCGGCCTGGAGTTCCTCAAGGGCTTCCTCGACTACACCTCGAGCCGGAACGAGCCGCTCGACTTCATCTCGTACCACACCAAGGGCAGCCGCTTCCCGACCCGCGAGTACCTCCCGTTCGACAGCCCGCCGAGCGAGCAGGCGAGCCCGTCGTCGACGAAGATGCTGTACGACCTGCGCGAGTTCAACCGGGCCATCGCCACGTACGAGCAGTACCGCGATCTCCCTGCTGTGGTTGACGAATGCGATGCCGCCGTTCCCGCGCACTTCGGCCGCTACGACAACCGCAACTACGAGTTCCAGAACACCGAGTACTACCCCGTGTTCCAGGTCAAACTGATGAAGAAGATCCTCGACCTGAACGCGAACGAGATCGTGCAGGTCCAGCGGGCGACCTCGTGGAGCTTCTACTTCGAGGCCGAGCGGTACTTCGAGGGCACCCGTTCGTTCATGACCGCGGGCCGGATCGAGAAGCCACTGCTGAACGCTTACCGCATGCTCTCGCTGCTCGGCGGGGAACGCGTCGCGGCAAACTCCAACGTGGCTTGGGATCTCGGCGCGCTCGACGAGACCGACGGCAGTAGCATGCCGGAGGAAGTCGACGTTCTCGCCTCGCGCGACGACAACGGTGCGGTGGCCGCGCTGGTGTGGCGGCACACCGACGACCAGTACCAGACCAGCGAGCAGGAGACGACGGTCGCGCTGACCGTACGCAACCTGCCGGGCCGCGGCTATCGCGTACGCCACTACCGCATCGACGCCGAGCACAGCAACGCCCATACCAGGTGGAAGGAACTCGGCGAACCGCAAGATCCGACCGACGAGGAGCTCGCCCAGATCAAGGCGCGGCAGGGGCTCGAGGAGCTCGAACCCGCGCGCACGATCGAGGCGGACGAGGGACGCGTCCAGGTCGAGATCTCCCTTCCGCTGCCGGCGGCGTCGCTGCTGGTGCTGGAGCCCACCGACTGA
- a CDS encoding carbohydrate ABC transporter permease — MSIRSVQLTRRESRNAKNARRASTVDEQMVAPERGWKRTTWIWLFLLPTIILYGIYTIYPIIASYWYSLVEWNGFDSEQRFVGIANYQAVFADPFFWNSFRITLLFMLLVVPARVLLSLLMAMVLNSPKLPLVGVLRSAFFIPVVTTTAIIGVVMRFVLDPASGPVNGMLQLFGLEGVDFLGDQKTALPVAAALYVWKFFGITMIYWLAALQTIPRDIYEAARIDGANVRQTFLHITLPLMKPFLIIITVLTIEETFHNFDLMYTLTGGGPYFNTEIIEIYIYRWAFAASIPQLGHASAAAVFFGLLVAVFGAIQLWAVYASRRMRRANP; from the coding sequence ATGTCGATCAGATCCGTACAGCTCACCCGGCGCGAGTCGAGGAACGCGAAGAACGCCAGGCGCGCCTCGACCGTCGACGAGCAGATGGTCGCGCCCGAGCGCGGGTGGAAGCGGACGACCTGGATCTGGCTCTTCCTGCTCCCGACCATAATCCTCTACGGCATCTACACGATCTACCCCATCATCGCGAGCTACTGGTACTCGCTGGTGGAGTGGAACGGGTTCGACTCCGAGCAGCGCTTCGTCGGAATCGCCAACTACCAGGCGGTGTTCGCCGATCCGTTCTTCTGGAACTCGTTCCGGATCACGCTGCTGTTCATGCTGTTGGTGGTCCCGGCGCGAGTCCTGCTCAGCCTGCTGATGGCGATGGTGCTGAACTCCCCCAAGCTCCCGCTCGTCGGTGTGCTGCGGTCGGCGTTCTTCATCCCGGTGGTCACCACGACGGCGATCATCGGCGTGGTGATGCGGTTCGTCCTCGATCCGGCGAGCGGTCCGGTGAACGGCATGCTGCAGCTGTTCGGTCTGGAAGGCGTCGACTTCCTCGGCGACCAGAAGACGGCGCTGCCCGTCGCGGCGGCGTTGTACGTCTGGAAGTTCTTCGGCATCACGATGATCTACTGGCTGGCGGCGCTGCAGACGATCCCGCGGGACATCTACGAGGCCGCGCGGATCGACGGCGCGAACGTACGGCAGACGTTCCTGCACATTACGCTGCCGTTGATGAAACCGTTCCTGATCATCATCACCGTGCTGACGATCGAGGAGACGTTCCACAACTTCGACCTGATGTACACGCTGACCGGCGGCGGTCCGTACTTCAACACCGAGATCATCGAGATCTACATCTACCGCTGGGCGTTCGCGGCCTCAATTCCCCAACTGGGACACGCGTCCGCGGCCGCGGTGTTCTTCGGCCTGCTGGTCGCCGTCTTCGGGGCCATCCAGCTCTGGGCGGTCTACGCCAGCCGGCGGATGCGGAGGGCGAACCCATGA
- a CDS encoding carbohydrate ABC transporter permease, which yields MTHVAAVTRPRSRFLRRLPWWLGAAFLVGTAAVWVFPFVWMISASLKDNLEMFSGGLNLLPDTLVWENYVRAWNDANFGRYLINTVVVTVITVVIVTVRCATCGYVLARYRFKGSKLFLGVLIATLFVPTGYTIIPVVKVSMQLGLIDSLGGMILALSGAAYVSAILLYYGYFRQIPRELEEAAVIDGAGFFRTFFSVMLPLAMPVTATVAILTFITTWNSFFLPLVFSFSRPEIRTVSVGMQAFVGETATDWTGMAAAGVISILPVVAVFVFMQRYFMEGISGAVKS from the coding sequence ATGACCCATGTCGCCGCGGTCACGCGTCCGAGGAGCCGGTTCCTGCGCCGGCTGCCGTGGTGGCTCGGCGCGGCGTTCCTGGTCGGTACGGCCGCGGTGTGGGTCTTCCCGTTCGTCTGGATGATCTCGGCGTCGCTCAAGGACAACCTGGAGATGTTCTCCGGCGGGCTCAACCTGCTGCCGGACACCCTCGTCTGGGAGAACTACGTCCGTGCGTGGAACGACGCGAACTTCGGCCGCTACCTGATCAACACCGTCGTCGTCACGGTCATCACGGTCGTGATCGTCACCGTGCGCTGCGCGACGTGCGGGTATGTCCTGGCTCGCTACCGCTTCAAGGGCTCGAAGCTCTTCCTCGGCGTGCTGATCGCGACGCTGTTCGTGCCCACCGGCTACACGATCATCCCGGTCGTCAAGGTCTCCATGCAGCTCGGCCTGATCGACTCACTCGGCGGCATGATCCTGGCCCTGAGCGGCGCGGCGTACGTGTCCGCGATCCTGTTGTACTACGGCTATTTCCGGCAGATCCCACGCGAGCTGGAAGAGGCCGCCGTGATCGACGGCGCGGGCTTCTTCCGGACGTTCTTCTCGGTGATGCTGCCGCTGGCGATGCCGGTCACCGCGACCGTGGCGATCCTGACGTTCATCACGACCTGGAACTCGTTCTTCCTGCCGTTGGTGTTCTCGTTCAGCCGCCCGGAGATCCGGACCGTCAGCGTCGGCATGCAGGCGTTCGTCGGCGAGACCGCGACGGACTGGACGGGAATGGCCGCGGCGGGCGTGATCTCGATCCTGCCGGTCGTCGCGGTTTTCGTCTTCATGCAGCGCTACTTCATGGAGGGCATCTCGGGGGCGGTGAAGTCCTAG
- a CDS encoding ABC transporter substrate-binding protein has translation MTASKRLTRRGLLGASALAVAGIAAGCGGSSGSGGSGSAGGGSGGGGASGGVDWWDHFSSFQKLHDEWASKQSTALGKKVVHTYYDASKAQQAFQLAHQAKKMPDVYSNIIGLPLSALVSGKWVRELTLSSEATAKIPPDILTDGITTLEKKQYGFPLFSYQQSSTLVWLNKEHFEKAGLDPDSPPGDYVAFKEACGALKDAGVQPMTLAMGADGGRIRDQIDDLAQTAGFPGYQGLKFTTGEYAYHDDAYVTVIEFFKDLWDAKLMLPGSNNFGVVDARTRYAAGQVGMFIDGIWCAGGSKALVPESVDRIGSGPLLKPTASTSSFAYRGRPGATWFVAADSADPEAATKLLESFMDDEYQKGMIAAMDQPPLNLDLVESSDAIDAYKKAVTFCKENVFLMPQAIVKNPAVAAVDAQRKPITPHVGNILQGYLGGSIKDLRAALQKLSDASEADREQAMTKAKGSGAEVSEDDYIFSDWKPGADYQAS, from the coding sequence ATGACTGCCTCGAAAAGACTGACTCGCCGCGGCTTGCTTGGCGCCTCGGCACTGGCTGTCGCGGGGATCGCTGCCGGCTGCGGCGGCTCGAGCGGGTCGGGTGGTTCCGGCAGCGCGGGTGGCGGCTCGGGCGGCGGCGGCGCTTCCGGTGGCGTCGACTGGTGGGACCACTTCAGCTCGTTCCAGAAGCTGCACGACGAGTGGGCTTCGAAGCAGTCGACGGCGCTGGGCAAGAAGGTCGTGCACACGTACTACGACGCGTCCAAGGCGCAACAGGCGTTCCAGCTGGCGCATCAGGCGAAGAAGATGCCGGACGTCTACTCGAACATCATCGGCCTGCCGCTGTCCGCACTGGTGAGCGGCAAGTGGGTGCGCGAACTGACGCTGTCCTCGGAGGCGACGGCGAAGATCCCGCCGGACATCCTCACCGACGGGATCACGACGCTGGAGAAGAAGCAGTACGGGTTCCCGCTGTTCAGCTACCAGCAGAGCTCGACCCTGGTGTGGTTGAACAAGGAGCACTTCGAGAAGGCTGGGCTCGATCCGGACTCGCCGCCGGGCGACTACGTGGCGTTCAAGGAAGCCTGCGGGGCCCTGAAGGACGCCGGCGTGCAGCCGATGACGCTCGCGATGGGCGCCGACGGTGGTCGGATCCGCGACCAGATCGACGACCTGGCGCAGACCGCGGGGTTCCCCGGCTACCAGGGGCTGAAGTTCACGACGGGCGAGTACGCGTACCACGACGACGCGTACGTGACCGTGATCGAGTTCTTCAAGGACCTCTGGGACGCGAAGCTGATGTTGCCGGGCTCGAACAACTTCGGCGTCGTGGACGCGCGGACCCGGTACGCGGCCGGCCAGGTGGGGATGTTCATCGACGGCATCTGGTGCGCGGGCGGCTCGAAGGCGCTCGTCCCGGAGTCGGTCGACCGGATCGGGTCGGGGCCGTTGTTGAAGCCGACGGCCAGCACGTCGTCGTTCGCCTATCGAGGTCGCCCGGGCGCGACCTGGTTCGTGGCGGCGGACAGCGCGGACCCGGAGGCGGCGACGAAGCTGCTGGAGTCGTTCATGGACGACGAGTACCAGAAGGGCATGATCGCGGCGATGGACCAGCCGCCGCTGAACCTCGACCTGGTGGAGAGCTCGGACGCGATCGACGCGTACAAGAAGGCGGTGACGTTCTGCAAGGAGAACGTTTTCCTGATGCCGCAGGCGATCGTGAAGAACCCCGCGGTCGCGGCGGTCGACGCGCAGCGCAAGCCGATCACGCCGCACGTGGGCAACATCCTGCAGGGCTACCTGGGTGGGTCGATCAAGGACCTGCGCGCGGCGCTGCAGAAGCTGAGCGACGCTTCGGAGGCCGACCGCGAGCAGGCGATGACGAAGGCCAAAGGCTCGGGGGCCGAGGTGTCGGAGGACGACTACATCTTCAGCGACTGGAAGCCAGGCGCCGACTACCAAGCCAGCTGA
- a CDS encoding (2Fe-2S)-binding protein has protein sequence MEVFAELAAVGEYFAVDVGPSDAPPLAELYAGGRELDARIERVCAQLGTDERRVGASIWFQGLAARLWSPVVGAAALGLDVPAIDPATTRWDGGRLQLANPTTGGKPSDVLDHHLEPLVATIKHTTNISAKLLWGNAASALAGTVKVLLTARPNANTEPRDQLLQDERLAGAGHFGEPGAGFRRTTCCLFYRVPNGGLCGDCVLVDRPPR, from the coding sequence GTGGAGGTGTTCGCGGAGCTTGCCGCCGTTGGCGAGTACTTCGCCGTGGACGTCGGGCCCTCCGACGCTCCCCCGCTGGCCGAGCTGTACGCCGGGGGGCGGGAGCTCGACGCGCGCATCGAGCGGGTGTGCGCGCAACTCGGCACGGACGAGCGGCGGGTCGGAGCGTCGATCTGGTTCCAGGGGCTCGCCGCGCGGCTCTGGTCTCCCGTCGTCGGGGCCGCCGCGCTCGGCCTCGACGTTCCCGCGATAGATCCCGCCACCACACGCTGGGACGGCGGAAGGCTCCAACTCGCCAATCCCACAACGGGTGGCAAGCCGAGCGACGTCCTCGATCACCACCTCGAGCCGCTCGTCGCCACCATCAAGCACACCACCAACATCTCCGCCAAGCTCCTCTGGGGCAACGCCGCCTCCGCCCTCGCCGGCACCGTCAAGGTCCTCTTGACGGCCAGGCCGAACGCCAACACCGAGCCCAGAGACCAGCTCCTGCAGGACGAACGCCTCGCCGGCGCCGGGCACTTCGGAGAGCCCGGTGCCGGCTTCCGGCGTACGACCTGCTGCCTGTTCTACCGCGTTCCTAACGGAGGGCTGTGCGGGGACTGCGTTCTCGTAGACCGACCACCGCGATGA
- a CDS encoding MFS transporter: MSERTVVSRPDSLNSTTPDGNSPLLKRPGITLAILLSWALIYILDASIVTIALPHIQTDLGFSNASLSWVLNAYTLAFGGLLLLGGRAGDILGRRRVFVAGVILFTAASFLGGLSTSAEMLLVARALQGVGAAIAGPSTLALIVTNFSEGPARSRALSMFAAVASSGLAIGMIAGGLLTGLSSWRWVFFVTVPIGVAVAILAPRFLEESPRSPGRFDLAGAVTATLGMTSLVYGFIRTAEGGWNDGIALGSLALAVVLLVTFVLLEARARQPLMPLGLFASRRRTSALLIMLMVPATMFGIFYFLTLFMQTFLGLSPLLAGLAFMPFAVTMFLMSRFTSRIMEQLGARRMLIVGLVLMVAAVLWLTQISATTRYDLNLVGPLVMLSVGASMTFLPVNVTFLSGLRPDESGAASGLLQTMQQVGAAVGLSVLVTVYGNVTAHAATVSHAAQAAGMATGFTVSVAFALTALVIAVVGLRERSPRTALR; encoded by the coding sequence ATGTCCGAGCGGACCGTCGTGTCGCGCCCTGACTCGTTGAACAGTACGACCCCGGACGGCAATTCCCCGCTGCTCAAACGTCCGGGCATCACCCTCGCGATCCTGCTGTCGTGGGCGCTGATCTACATCCTCGACGCGAGCATCGTCACGATCGCGCTGCCGCACATCCAGACCGACCTCGGCTTCTCGAACGCGTCACTGTCGTGGGTCCTGAACGCCTACACGCTCGCCTTCGGCGGCCTGCTGCTCCTCGGCGGCCGCGCCGGCGACATCCTCGGCCGGCGGCGGGTGTTCGTCGCCGGTGTCATCCTCTTCACCGCCGCCTCGTTCCTCGGCGGCCTCTCGACGTCGGCGGAAATGCTGCTGGTGGCTCGCGCCCTGCAAGGCGTCGGCGCCGCGATCGCCGGCCCGAGCACGTTGGCCCTGATCGTCACGAACTTCTCCGAAGGCCCTGCGCGGAGTCGCGCGTTGTCGATGTTCGCCGCCGTCGCGAGCTCTGGCCTGGCGATCGGCATGATCGCCGGCGGTCTGCTGACCGGGCTGAGCTCCTGGCGTTGGGTGTTCTTCGTGACCGTACCGATCGGGGTCGCGGTCGCGATCCTCGCGCCGCGGTTCCTCGAGGAGTCGCCGCGCAGTCCGGGGCGGTTCGATCTCGCCGGCGCGGTGACGGCGACGCTGGGCATGACGTCGTTGGTGTACGGGTTCATCCGTACGGCCGAGGGCGGTTGGAACGACGGCATCGCCCTCGGCAGTCTCGCGCTGGCGGTGGTGTTGCTGGTGACGTTCGTTCTGCTGGAGGCGCGGGCACGGCAGCCGTTGATGCCGCTCGGGCTGTTCGCCTCCCGGCGTCGGACGAGCGCGTTGCTGATCATGCTGATGGTGCCTGCGACGATGTTCGGGATCTTCTACTTCCTGACCCTGTTCATGCAGACTTTCCTCGGGTTGTCGCCGTTGCTCGCGGGGCTGGCGTTCATGCCGTTCGCGGTGACGATGTTCCTGATGTCGCGGTTCACCTCGCGGATCATGGAGCAGCTGGGCGCGCGGCGGATGCTGATCGTGGGCCTCGTGCTGATGGTCGCGGCGGTGCTGTGGCTCACGCAGATCTCCGCCACGACGCGCTACGACCTCAACCTGGTGGGGCCGCTGGTCATGCTGTCGGTGGGCGCGAGCATGACGTTCCTGCCGGTGAACGTGACGTTCCTGTCCGGCCTGCGCCCGGACGAGTCCGGCGCGGCGTCGGGGCTGCTGCAGACGATGCAGCAGGTGGGCGCGGCCGTGGGCCTGTCGGTGCTGGTGACCGTGTACGGGAACGTGACCGCGCACGCCGCGACGGTCTCGCACGCGGCTCAGGCGGCGGGGATGGCGACCGGCTTCACTGTCAGCGTGGCGTTCGCCCTTACGGCGTTGGTCATCGCGGTGGTCGGTCTACGAGAACGCAGTCCCCGCACAGCCCTCCGTTAG
- a CDS encoding TetR/AcrR family transcriptional regulator, with amino-acid sequence MRADARRNYDRLLEVAKESFAEHGPEASLDDIAKRSGVGSGTLYRHFPTRLALQEAVYRNEVEAICARGQELISTEPPERAFFSWLRLFVRHAIGKRGLAMALKRTLDMDSELFSYCHQAIREVAGQLLTNAQQAGTARTDLSVPDVLRLVSGVALTCSEASVSDGEADRLLDFLLDAMRPRT; translated from the coding sequence ATGCGCGCCGACGCGAGGCGCAACTACGACCGCCTGCTCGAGGTGGCGAAGGAGTCGTTCGCCGAGCACGGTCCGGAGGCGTCGCTGGACGACATCGCCAAGCGGTCCGGCGTGGGTTCGGGCACGCTCTACCGGCATTTCCCGACGCGGCTGGCGCTGCAGGAGGCGGTGTACCGGAACGAGGTCGAGGCGATCTGCGCCCGCGGCCAGGAGCTGATCTCGACCGAGCCACCGGAGCGCGCTTTCTTCAGCTGGCTCAGGCTGTTCGTCCGGCACGCGATCGGCAAGCGCGGCCTCGCGATGGCGTTGAAGCGCACGTTGGACATGGACTCGGAGCTGTTCTCGTACTGCCACCAGGCGATCCGTGAGGTCGCCGGTCAGCTGCTGACGAACGCCCAGCAGGCTGGCACCGCCCGCACCGACCTGTCCGTCCCCGACGTCCTCCGCCTGGTGAGCGGCGTCGCCCTCACCTGCTCGGAAGCCTCCGTCAGCGACGGCGAGGCCGACCGGCTGCTCGACTTCCTCCTCGACGCGATGCGCCCAAGGACCTAA
- a CDS encoding MBL fold metallo-hydrolase encodes MTVWICATCAVEHRDSAAPPNGECAICADERQYVPEDGQRWTTLTELREAGTTIDLAEVEPGLYGLSTTPAVGIGQRALLLQTDDGNLLWDPVGYVDDAAIEKVRELGGIAFVVASHPHMYGVQVEWSHAFGNAPVLVPEADKRWLMRPDPVVRFWEGTVKLLPGTTLIQVGGHFPGSAAVHWTGAADDNGVLLAGDTVMPGRRVGSASFMRSFPNMIPLSQAAVRKIVANLEPYEYDRLYSNFGTVVRPNAKAGVKASAERYLAWIRGDFDDDI; translated from the coding sequence ATGACCGTATGGATCTGTGCCACCTGCGCGGTGGAGCACCGTGACTCGGCGGCGCCGCCGAACGGCGAGTGCGCGATCTGCGCGGACGAGCGGCAGTACGTTCCCGAGGACGGCCAGCGCTGGACCACGCTCACGGAGCTGCGCGAGGCCGGCACGACGATCGACCTCGCCGAGGTCGAGCCCGGGCTGTACGGGCTCTCGACCACCCCGGCCGTCGGCATCGGCCAGCGCGCGCTGCTGCTCCAGACCGACGACGGCAACCTGCTGTGGGACCCGGTCGGCTACGTCGACGACGCGGCCATCGAGAAGGTCCGCGAGCTCGGCGGGATCGCGTTCGTCGTCGCCAGCCATCCGCACATGTACGGCGTCCAGGTCGAGTGGTCGCACGCGTTCGGCAACGCCCCCGTGCTCGTCCCCGAGGCCGACAAGCGCTGGCTGATGCGCCCCGATCCCGTCGTGCGCTTCTGGGAGGGAACGGTCAAGCTGCTGCCAGGCACGACGCTGATCCAGGTCGGCGGCCACTTCCCCGGCAGCGCCGCCGTGCACTGGACAGGCGCCGCCGACGACAACGGCGTGCTGCTCGCCGGCGACACCGTGATGCCCGGCCGGCGCGTCGGCTCGGCTTCGTTCATGCGCAGCTTCCCGAACATGATCCCGCTCTCCCAGGCCGCCGTGCGCAAGATCGTCGCCAACCTCGAGCCGTACGAGTACGACCGGCTCTACAGCAACTTCGGCACGGTCGTCCGCCCGAACGCGAAGGCCGGCGTCAAGGCCTCCGCCGAGCGCTACCTCGCCTGGATCCGCGGCGACTTCGACGACGACATCTGA
- a CDS encoding MFS transporter, with product MPSPRKLWHDADFVKLWFAQATGLVGQQFSVLAVPLVAIVTLHTDPATVALLGFAFNAPWLVFGLFIGVFVDRWPRRKLLIGSDLLRAAAFATIPVAAVLNVLSIEQLFVLALIVGTLDMCWLTAYRTYVPAVVPEEHRAQAYALVGASDGVTRTAAPSLAGGLIQLLGPPAGIGVTSGTYVASAIANALIKRADEPRPEANPHPVQAFKEGLAHAWQQRTIRALALSEATYIFFWASMQSVLLVFLTDDLGLAPTVIGLVFTLGTIGGLVGAALAKPVRTWLGESRAIVVGNVLRSVGMALMPLAAILGPLAVPALMVTRLVNSFGWTVWEVHRETVQQRLLADAVRGRVNGTVLFLGGAALAAGMAAGAGIVAVVGVVPTLVIGGVGTLLATAWLPQMSSSKSPRIQAR from the coding sequence ATGCCGTCACCACGCAAGCTCTGGCACGACGCCGACTTCGTCAAGCTCTGGTTCGCGCAGGCGACCGGGCTCGTCGGACAGCAGTTCAGCGTGCTCGCCGTCCCACTCGTCGCGATCGTCACCCTGCATACCGATCCTGCCACCGTCGCCCTTCTTGGCTTCGCGTTCAACGCGCCGTGGCTCGTGTTCGGCCTGTTCATCGGCGTTTTCGTCGACCGCTGGCCGCGCCGGAAGCTGCTGATCGGGTCCGACCTGCTCCGCGCGGCCGCGTTCGCCACGATCCCGGTGGCCGCCGTGCTGAACGTCCTCAGCATCGAGCAGCTCTTCGTACTGGCGCTGATCGTCGGCACGCTCGACATGTGCTGGCTCACCGCGTACCGGACGTACGTTCCGGCCGTCGTCCCCGAGGAGCACCGAGCCCAGGCGTACGCGCTCGTCGGCGCGAGCGACGGCGTGACGCGAACGGCCGCACCGAGTCTCGCCGGCGGTCTCATCCAGCTGCTCGGCCCGCCCGCCGGCATCGGCGTGACCAGCGGAACGTACGTCGCGAGCGCCATCGCGAACGCGCTGATCAAACGTGCCGACGAGCCGCGTCCCGAGGCCAACCCGCACCCCGTCCAGGCCTTCAAGGAGGGCCTCGCCCATGCCTGGCAGCAGCGCACGATCCGCGCGCTCGCGCTGTCCGAGGCGACGTACATCTTCTTCTGGGCCAGCATGCAGAGCGTTCTGCTGGTGTTCCTCACCGACGACCTCGGGCTCGCGCCGACCGTCATCGGACTGGTCTTCACGCTCGGCACGATCGGTGGGCTCGTCGGCGCAGCGCTCGCGAAGCCGGTCAGGACCTGGTTGGGGGAGAGCCGCGCGATCGTGGTCGGCAACGTGCTGCGCAGCGTCGGCATGGCACTGATGCCGCTGGCCGCGATCCTCGGGCCGCTCGCCGTTCCCGCGCTGATGGTGACCCGTCTGGTGAACAGCTTCGGCTGGACGGTGTGGGAGGTGCATCGCGAGACCGTTCAGCAGCGGCTGCTCGCCGATGCCGTACGCGGACGCGTGAACGGCACCGTGTTGTTCCTCGGCGGCGCCGCGCTCGCGGCGGGCATGGCGGCGGGAGCGGGCATCGTCGCGGTGGTCGGCGTCGTGCCCACGCTCGTCATCGGCGGCGTGGGCACGTTGCTCGCGACGGCTTGGCTCCCTCAGATGTCGTCGTCGAAGTCGCCGCGGATCCAGGCGAGGTAG